TAGGACAAAAGATTGAGACTTTAATTGAAAATTATTGCAATATAGAAGAGTTGATGTTATGGGATGGAAGCCTTAATAATATTCCAATTCAGTTTCGCTGGAATGGAAGTTTAATATCTTCTGTATTGAATGTTTCTTTGATTATGCATTCAGGGAAAGTTGAGAATATTATTTATTTGATAAAGTTAAATCAGCGATAAGCATAAAGCGAAAAGCTAAAAGATGCCAATCTAAAAATTAAAAGCTAAAAGTTGAAAAATCCCTTTCGAGACTTTCAACTTTTAGCTTTAAGCTTTCCGCATTTAAGCTGCTTTTCCGCCACCTGCGAGTGTATTAATGAATGATACAGAGAAACTGTCTTTCATCTGAACAAAACCAATTTTTTCAATCACATTAGCGTTAAATTTCCTTTTATTCTGTGAAGCAGTAAATCCAAGAGAAACACTAGGAACATTCAGCTCACCAGCTCTTTTAACTATTTGCCAAAGTATCTGTGGATATAAATTATGGGTGTCAACAAACTCATAGTTCATTCCTGTAAGCAAGAAGCAGTACTCTGAAGCCGATTTATGGCAAATTGCTATACCTGAAGGATGATTTGTTCCTTTAATGGACAATTCGATAAATTCCCAAGAATTTTTCTTTGCTATATTCAGGAATAGTTTTTTAGGGAGTAAAAAAGTATTTAAAACGAAACTTTTAGCGGCTACATTTTTATACAGCTCATAGTATTCGTCAATCTTATTTTCAGAAGGATTAGTAATAATATTTACATCGTATAAAGATTCAAAATTTTGGGCCCTTTTCTTAATATAGTAACGTTTCTCACTGGTTACCTGCTCAATAAAATTATCAGCGGATTTCCAATTGAAATTTTCAATAACATGTGTGTCGGGAAGAGGAACAGGAATAAATCCCTGGTCTTTAAAGAAATTATATAGATCTGTATTTTTTTTGTAAAAATCTCTTAAGTTTAAAACCACGGCTTTCTCTGTGTCCTGAAGCTTCCAAACGGTGTCGAGCAACAACATTAATGCTTTCTGCCATTCATTATGATTTTGATTAAGGTACATATGTTTACCTTCCGTAAGCAGTGTGCCCATAATCAAAGATTTTGAGGTCAGGAAATATTTATTTTTTTGCCTTCCTGACTCAATAATTTTTGATGATTCAGGGGGAGCAAGCATATCATCTTTAGTGAGAGCAGTTGTAAAAAAAGTTGCAAGTACTGGTATGCCTATCTTGTCTCTTATGATATAATAGTGGAAGTTCCAATTGTTTTCAGGTTCAAAGTTTTGAGAAAAACTTTTTTCCATTATTTCAAGACTCTCATGATCTATAATTCCCTCTGTACCTAAAAGTTTATTCCAAAGATTTTTGTCAATTTTAGAGATGGATTGCTCATATTGAATTGAAAACCCTGAGGTTGATGTAGGAATTGAAATTTCATCTTTCTCTTTAAAATTAGCTATTCTTCTAAATGCCCTGTAGACATCATTTACAGTTCTGCCTTCCTCTTCTAGGGCCTTTGGGAAATGGTATGCCAGTCCTTTTACTAGTTTTTCTATATCTTCTTTAGTATGGTGTAATGTAATAGTGAATCTAACTCCAGTGCAGGTTTCTGGTACCGCAGGAAAGGCCGAGATATTTACAAAACAACCTTCTCCCAGCATTCTCTTTACCAAATTGTAGCCTACTCTAACCAATCCTAATCCTATAAAGAATATTGGAGTATTCGGGTTGGATACTACAGGTAAGTTGTGAGCCTCCAAAAGTTCATGACAGTATGCAATCTTCTCAGCAAGTGCAGCTTGTTTTTCGTAAATTTCATCTGAGAGCAAAATTTTAGCAGATGCTATTCCTGCTCCCAAAACCGGAATCTGGTGCGGTCCTGAAAAAATAAACGCACCTCCACAGTTTCTCACTTTCTGGCAGAGTTCTTCATCCGGAATTACAAATGCACCTCCTCCAGCTGCAAATGCTTTATTAAGAGAAGTAGCAACAATCATTTTAGGGTGTAGGAGCATCTGATTGAGCACATATCCGCGTCCATGTTGCCCCATCCAACCTAATCCATGAGCATCATCTGCATAAATATGGAATTTTTTGTGGTTCTTTAACATCTCCGAGATCTGATCCATGGGAGCGAAGTCGCCATACATACTATAAACTCCATCCATCATATACCAAACCTTATTATATGATTGGCTAAGTTCGGTTACTTTTTTTCTCAATTCATCCATGTCATTATGCCTAACAATTGTGACAAAGACTCCTTTCGCTTTCATTTTAATAGCTGCATCTTGAACACTCGCATGAACCTGTTGGTCCATTATTATAGCGTCATTTTCTCCTACTACTACAGGAATCACTGCATGATGTCCGAGAGAAACAGAAGTTGATAGCACTACAGGGGCATCAAAAATCTTTCTGACCAGACTTTCAAGTTCTCTATAAAGTGTACATGACATATATGTACGGGAACATGAAAATTGTACACCAAATTTTTTTATCGCTTCAATAGCTCCGTCTTTAAGTCTTTGATCTAGTTCAAGACCAAGGTAACTACAAGAACCAAAGTTAATTAGCTTATTTCCCTCAACGGTTATAATTCTTCCGTCATAAAATTCATCTTCTGTAGTAAATTGCCCAACCCCACGATTTTTTCCATTTGTTACAATCTCATTAATGAGTTCTAGAACATTTTTCATAATTTAGATTTTAGTTTTAGTTAGGTGTAAGGTTTTATCAAAAGTTTATACGGATATGGTTGAAAAAAAGATGATTAAAAATTCATATTTTGAAAATGAATTTGCAGAATTCTGGATTGAGGATGGAATATTAATGGAAGTTTTTAAACCCGACATTACATCTCTTACACCACAAGTAGCTAAGAGGGTAATAGAAGATAGGTTGAAAGTTTCCAATGGCGTTACAATGCCTTTATTTGTTGACTTTGCAAATCTTAAGTCTGTAGATAATGAGACAAGGAGATTGTTTTCAAGTCCTCATTCCTTACAGTTTATAAGCGCTTCAGCATTTTTAATGCATAGTTATGTGGCATTTTATGGTGGACGTCTGTATTTATTGCTTGATAAACCAAAGGTTAGAACTGAGTTATTTAGAACAAAGTCAAGAGCGATAGAATGGTTGAATAGCTATAAAAAATAGCGTTTGTGTGATAAATACTACATTTGGTCTGTAGTATTGAAGTGTTCAGGCTTTTTGGGAAGCATTATATGTTAAATTTCTGACAATTAGTTAATTGTGTTTTATTTAGATTGTCTTGAGTTATTCAGGGATTATTTTAGGTTTTAGTGTATTTTTTGAAGTAATATTGGTGGGCTTTTTTAATGATTTTAATTAGACTATAGCTAGCGGTAGGATTTTTATGCCTTTTTGATACTATAAAAAAAGCCCTTTCGGGCCCTTTTTAATTTCCCTGAGGGATTTTAATTTTCTTCTTTAATGAAATAAATCTCAAGTCAATTTCTCCATATATTTTGCCTGCGCTTGCAGTTGCCAGGAGTAAAATACCTGTAAACAGGCCGGCAAAGGCAAAGTGGTCAAAATAGAAGTGAGAAATGTAGACATTTCCGGCCATGTTGGTTAATCCAAGAATGATAAATGATTTTATCTTATATATATATCCGATAATACCAAAGATCATTGCAAATAGCAGGCTGAAAGCCGGAAAAAACAAGTTCATGTTTTCTTTGAAAGGGAAAAAACCGACAGTTACTCCAAGTGGCATTCCTATAGCCAGAAGGGTTGTGAGCATCCTTAAAGGATGGTCTGTTTTAGTTTGTTTTATTCCAAAGGCCTTCCGTACAACTCTATATATTGGCTGAAATAATGTAGCACCACCCAGCAATGCAAGCATAGCCAAATGAGGGTAGTTATATGCACCTAAACATCCTGCTAAAAGCCACACGAGTCCCATTGTTGAGAAAAGCAGGTAATAGTTATTGTAATTGTTTCTAACATCCGCTGTAAATCTATCCATACCCAAAAAAGATTAAATTTGAAGAATATACACCTATTCAAAAAAGTAACAGATAAATTGGATTGGTTGTTGAAGGATTAAAAAAATAAGAGGCTAAAGATTTGATCTTTAGCCTCTTATGTGGTTTGTTGAACCTTTGGTAATATTTGAAGTATCTATTTGCCTCTTAAAGCTTCTAATGCAAAGCTTAAATAGACAAATGGAGCATTCCAATTAATTGCAATCTCATTAGAAGCATAGCTGCATTTATGATCGATATAAGATTTTGCGTGAGCTGTGGATGTATATACAGATCCGGGACAGTCAGCCTTATCTTCCTGACCTGGATTTGGACCACCAGCAAGAAGACCTGGAACCGGATCTTCTATACCGTCAGCTTCTGAAGGTCTTGTGTGAGGATGCATAACTTTTTTGCTTCCAAATCCTGTTAGGAAGCAATAGCCAGTTGCATTTCTTCCAAGCAGATAGTCCATGTTAGATTGAGCTGCATCCAAATAGTTTTTGTCTTTAGTAAGAAGGTAAGCCTGGATTAGAAGGACCCCCTGATTAGCTGCAATACTGTTGCTTCCCCATCTAAAATCACCTCCTGAAGTTCCCATTGCAGTTCCATATGCAGATTTTTCTGCGTTTTCTTTGTATTTATTTGCAAGGCTTACGATTTTTCCAGTAATAACATCGGGGTTAATGTTTTCAAATTCAGCAAGCTTGGATTTGTTTTGCGCGATTGTGTAAAGACCTAAAGTTGAGACACTAGCCCAGTCAGGTATTGATGGGGTCTGAGCAAGTGAGTATTCTAATTTAGACTCTTCGAAATACGCACCTTTACCTGTAGTTACAAAGAGCTCAATTGCAGCCCACTGAAATTCATCTTCAAATTTGGTGTCGCCATATTCACCTGTTCTAATACCTGGCTGAAATTTTTGATTTAATGTAGTTTGTCTGTATTCAATGTTTGGATTCTTTTTAGCCCAAGCATATGCTTTAACAGCTGCATTTTTAAGAGAGTCAGAAAGACCAGGGAACTCTTTTTTGTATTTGGCAAATACTCTTGATGCTTGCGCGGTTACTGCAGCAAAATCAAGAGAAGCAGCGGTTCCTTTCTGCACGACATATCGAGGAGCTTTTGCATCTGCTGGCATGATGTAACCGTCAAAGCTTGGGTTAGTAAGTTTATGGTAAACACCACCGTCTTCATCTTGCATAGTAAGCATCCATCTTACGTTCCACAAAATTTCGTCAAGAAGGTCAGGAACATTGTTCTTGCTTTCCGGGATGTTAAGCTTTACAGTATCTGCGAATTTTGGAAATTGCTCATAAATGAAAAGCAATGTATAAGTACTGATACCTGAGTTTACAATATATTTATTATAATCACCTGCATCGTACCAACCTCTAGGAGAAGAGATTTCAAATTTTTCAGGACGTGTAGCTGTAGCTGCAGATCCGTGAACCATTACTTTATTGTCAGGATGTCCTGCTGGTCTTGCCCATTTTCCTGCATGTTCAGGAGTCAGGTCAATAGAAGCTCTTTGATAGTAGTAACCTCTGATACTTCCTTTGGCCACGGGAAGTAAAACCTTTTCTTGAATTTCAAAAGGGAATGAATATCCCAATTTGGGCACAAAAACGCGGTAAGTTCCCGGAGTTTTAAATTTGGAAAAATCAGCCTTGCTAACATTTTCTTTTGAATGTTCCCATATAACCCCAGGGGTTAACTGTCCTGTGAAGACTGTATCTTTCAGATTTTCTTTTATTACATAAAATTTATCTGAAGGTGCATCAACAACGACTGCCGTTTTAGGGCCAGATGGATAAAATCCTACCTGATTCAGGCGGATATCCTCCGTAAGTTTTGATTGAGATTGCGCTTCCGGAGTAAGTAATAGAATTGGAAGAGAAAAAAGTGCTAACTTTTTGATATTTACCAATTTAATCATAGTTTTTTACCGTGTTTGGATAAAATATTTAATAATTTATAAATATAGTTCAAAAATTTCTGTCTTTTACCTTTAAAAGTACTTTTGTAAGGGAAAAAATATACTAATTTTCAACTCTTTCCTGTAAATGTACAAATTCAAAAACAAATCTTAAATTCTGAATGTTAAGCTTTTTCAGATAGTTCTAACCAACGTAAAGTTTTTTCTTCCAAGGTGGAATTTACATTTTCAAACTCCTTGGAAAGTTTAGTAAGCTCATCATGACTTATAGAGGAAGAAGATAACTTATCTGTCAATTCGGTCTTTTTCTTTTCTAGCTTTTCTATTTCTTTCTCTAAAGTCTCAAATTCTTGTTTCTCTTTAAAAGATAGTTTTTTCTTTTCCTCTACAGGTTTGGAAGGCGCTGTTTGCTCTATCGGTTTTTCTTTCGGTTTTTCTTTTGATTTACCATCTGACTGCTTTTCCAACTCTTCCACATGATTACGATAGTCAGTATAGTTTCCTGGGAAATCTTTGATAGTGGCCGAACCATCAAAGATGAAAACATGGTCTATCAGTTTATCCATGAAGTATCTATCGTGTGAAACAATTACCAAAGATCCTTCATAGCCCATCAAGAAAGATTCGAGCACATTGAGAGTAGGGATGTCAAGATCGTTGGTCGGTTCATCAAGAATCAGGAAATTAGGATTGCTGATCAAAACTCTTAGCAACTGAAGTCGTTTTTTCTCTCCTCCGCTAAGTTTATTGACGTAGGTGTATTGAACAGCAGGAGGGAAGAGGAATTTCTGAAGAAACTGAGAAGCGCTGAGAGTTTCTCCATTTCCGATAGGTATATGTTCTGCAACCTCTTTTACAATATCTATCACACGCTGATCTTCTTTAAAATCAAGACCTGTTTGTGAAAAGTACCCAATCTTGGTTGTTGATCCAGGATCAATTTTTCCGCTGTCCGGTTGTATTTTTCCAGTAATGATATTCAGGAATGTAGATTTTCCTGATCCGTTTTTACCTATGATCCCGATTCTGTCTTTCTTTTTAAAGACATAAGAAAAATCATTGATAATAGGCTTGGCAAATGATTTACTTATATGGTCAATTTCGATAACCTTATTTCCTTGTCTGGAAGTCTCAACCTTTAATTCAAGAGCCTGATCGTTTCTGGTTTTGCCAGCCTTTTCTTCCAGTTCATAAAAAGCATCTACTCTGGATTTAGCTTTAGTCCCTCTGGCTTTTGGCTGTCTGCGCATCCATTCAAGCTCTTTACGTAAAAGGTTATTGGCTTTGTCTGTCTCTGCCTGTTCTATGGAAAGACGCTCAGCCTTTTTCTCCAGGAAGAAGCTATAATTACCTTTGTACCGGTATATTTTACCTCCATCCAGTTCCACGATTTCATTGGTTACTCTGTCGAGGAAATATCTGTCGTGGGTTACAAGCAGGAGTGTTGTATTGCTGGTGGAAAGAAATCCTTCTAGCCATTCAACAGTATCAAGGTCAAGGTGGTTGGTAGGTTCATCGAGAATCAACAAGTCAGGACTTTCTATTAATAACCTTGCAAGGGCAATTCTTTTCTTCTGACCTCCTGAAAGGTCCTTTATTTTCTGGTCAAGAATGGTGATGCCCATTTTGCCGATGATCTGCTTTACTTTACTTTCATAATCCCAGGCATTCAGAGCATCCATCTTTTCCATTGCCTTTTGCAGGGCATTCGAATCTTCACTATTGTTTAGGGCATCTTCATATTCTTTGATAGCTAGTAAAGACGCACTTTCTGAGGAGAATAATGCTTCCATCACATTAATGCCTTCTGGGAATTCAGGGTCCTGATCAAGGAAGCCCACGGTTATTCCAGAAGAAACAGCGACATGGCCGCGGTCAGGACTTAATTTGCCCGATAAAATCTGAAACAGAGTAGATTTTCCAGCACCATTTGCACCGACCAGTCCTATTTTTTCACCTTTACTAATACCAAAGTTTAAATCCTGGAATAACCATTTTTCATTGTATGATTTTCCGAGAGATTCGCCTGAAAGATAATTCATTGAGTTGATTTCTTGTAAAATAAAAAGCCTTATTGCATACTTAGAAAGCTTGCAATAAGGCAAAGTAAATGAATATAAGGCAAACTTAAAACACTCTTGCTGTAGCTAGTGAATGTTTATTTACCTCCACTTCCAGATCTGCAAGTGCATTAATGAAGTAAATGTATGAATCGTAAGGGGAGTTATAAGGACTGAAGTATTTATGTACTACTCCATCTGACCAATATTTTGTACACATATAATAGAAAAGATCTGAGGTTTGTAGTCTCGCCCATCTTTCTATCAGGTCTTTATCTCCGGAGTTTTTTACATCCTCTTCCATAGCATATAATTTGGAAAGAGATTCAGATTGCATTGAGTTGCTCAACCAGGCGCTAAGATCTCTTTCTGAATCTGCCCAGGATGTAGTTGCATGTGCATCATAAACATCTTTGATTTGATAATCATCAGCAACTTCTCCAACAGTTTTGAATGAAAAATCTTTATTCTTTAAAATTTCTTCCGGCAGGTGCGCCATAAATTCAAAAATGCCAGTTTCTTTCCATTGGTGTTCACCAAAGGTTTCATAATCCATAAACAGATTAATAGTATCTGCAGATTGAGCATTGTGAAGCCATGAAGCAAATTTTTGCGCAGTAAGCGGATATTCAGGCCAGTCGCTGTTTGAAAATCTGAAAGCAATGTCATCTGATAGTCTGAAGTTTTTAAGAAGACATTTAATTTTCTTGTTGTTGGGAGCAGTATAAACCTGATTGGGTGTTCTACCTTGAAGAAGGCCATCAACACCTTCACAGAGTATTGCTTTGTAGCCCATCTTCTGAATAAAATCAGCCAGATCGTTGTTGTAAATCAATTCTGTGTTTCTGAAAACAACTGGCTCCTGATTAAAGTAATGTTTGATTTTCTTTTCATGAAGTTCTATCTGTCTCACAAATTCATCTTTGGAATAAAGATAGCTTAGTGAGTGGTGATAAGTTTCTCCAAGAAACTCCACACAGCCCGTTCTAGCAAGGTCAATAAAAGACTCCAATACATCAGGTCTGTATTTTTCGAATTGTTCCAGAGCTATTCCACTGATGGAATATGATATTCTGAACTGCTTATTGAACTTTTTGATAAGTTCAAGCATCAGCTTGTTTGCTGGTAAATAGCATTTATCTGATACTTTATTCAGAATTTCTTTGTTTAGTCTTTCGTCCGAGTAATTATGATCATTACCTATATTGAAGAACGAATACTGTTTTAGCCGGTATGGTTGATGTACCTGAAAATAAAAACAAACTGCTGGCATAATCCGAATGATTTTTAAATATTTTTAAAGTACTCTTTTATAAACATCTGCTACTTTATCAGCAGCTTTATCCCATGTTAGATTTTCCAGATCACGGAATGCATCTTTAACTACGGATTCTCTTAGGGAATCGTTCTGAAGCAAAGATATTATATGTCCTGCCATTTTATCAACATCCCAGAAATCAGCTTTCAGTGCCCCGTACAATACTTCTGATACTCCTGACTGCTTAGATATCACGCAGGGAATTCCAAACTGAGCGGCTTCCAAAGCAGATAGTCCGAAAGGCTCTGATACTGATGGCATCACATATACATCAGCAATTGAAAGCAGCTTATGAACTTTCTCTTTATTTAAGAACCCTGTGAAATGGAATTTATTTCCAATTTGTCTGTAAGCACCTGATTCTATGAGTCCTCTTAGTTTATCTCCTGTTCCTGCCATTACAAATCTTGAATTGGGTGCATGCTCTATTACTTTAGAAGCTATGTCAAGAAAATACTCAGGTCCTTTTTGACCTGTAACTCTTCCTAAAAACAGAACAAGTTTTTCAGGAAAATCCTTCGTATCATGAAATACATGAACAGGATCTGCTCCATTGTGAACAGGGTAGATTTTTCTTTCATCTACATCATAATGGTTCTTAGCAATAGAACCTGTGTAACGGCTTACTGGAATTATGGCATCTGCATAGTGCATACCCCATCTTTCGATATCGTAAACCCAGCCTCTGCTATCAGGTCCACCTCTGTCATAGTCCAAAGAATGAACATGAAGCACCAACGGTTTCCCTGACAGGGCTTTGATCTCAATGCCTGCAAGAAAAGTCATCCAATCATGACAATGAATAATATCAAAATCTTTTGTCATTGCAAGACGAGCGCAAAACTTAGCGTATTCAATCACTTTGTTGATAACATCATCTCCGTAAAGGTCGCCTACTTTGAAGACATTCACATTGGTATCCAACTTGAAGTCTATAGACTTTCCTCTAATGATATCAAAATCTGATTCAGCAGTTTCGTAAGGAAAAATATTGGCCTCTACAGTAGTGACATGGGCAAATTCTTTATAGTATTTGCTGGTGCGGATCTTTTTAAGATTCTCTACTTCGACGTTATTCAGCCCTATCAGTTCCACATTGTTAACCATGTAATTAGGATCTGATTTTGGGATGATCATGGACAGCTCTACATGTTGGGATAAAGCTTTGCACAACCCGAGACAGGCAACCCCAAGGCCGCCATTTATAATGGGAGGGAACTCCCATCCGAGCATTAGTACTCTTGGTTTTCTCATATTAGTCTTTCCTTGAAAAATCTACTTTATAACCAGATAATCAGCGTAGTGTTTTTCTTTTTTTTAAATAAACTTAATTGAACAAAATCAGTTTATCAATAACTCAACATTATAAAAATAGTTTTAGTTGAGACTTTTGAAACCATTGGAAAGTTGCTCAAAGAGAGTATAAACGAATAAAAAAAAAGAGATGTTTTCTATCTTTCTTTTTTAATTGTTA
The Sporocytophaga myxococcoides DSM 11118 genome window above contains:
- a CDS encoding DUF7010 family protein, translated to MDRFTADVRNNYNNYYLLFSTMGLVWLLAGCLGAYNYPHLAMLALLGGATLFQPIYRVVRKAFGIKQTKTDHPLRMLTTLLAIGMPLGVTVGFFPFKENMNLFFPAFSLLFAMIFGIIGYIYKIKSFIILGLTNMAGNVYISHFYFDHFAFAGLFTGILLLATASAGKIYGEIDLRFISLKKKIKIPQGN
- a CDS encoding glycoside hydrolase family 57 protein → MPAVCFYFQVHQPYRLKQYSFFNIGNDHNYSDERLNKEILNKVSDKCYLPANKLMLELIKKFNKQFRISYSISGIALEQFEKYRPDVLESFIDLARTGCVEFLGETYHHSLSYLYSKDEFVRQIELHEKKIKHYFNQEPVVFRNTELIYNNDLADFIQKMGYKAILCEGVDGLLQGRTPNQVYTAPNNKKIKCLLKNFRLSDDIAFRFSNSDWPEYPLTAQKFASWLHNAQSADTINLFMDYETFGEHQWKETGIFEFMAHLPEEILKNKDFSFKTVGEVADDYQIKDVYDAHATTSWADSERDLSAWLSNSMQSESLSKLYAMEEDVKNSGDKDLIERWARLQTSDLFYYMCTKYWSDGVVHKYFSPYNSPYDSYIYFINALADLEVEVNKHSLATARVF
- a CDS encoding glycoside hydrolase family 9 protein, yielding MIKLVNIKKLALFSLPILLLTPEAQSQSKLTEDIRLNQVGFYPSGPKTAVVVDAPSDKFYVIKENLKDTVFTGQLTPGVIWEHSKENVSKADFSKFKTPGTYRVFVPKLGYSFPFEIQEKVLLPVAKGSIRGYYYQRASIDLTPEHAGKWARPAGHPDNKVMVHGSAATATRPEKFEISSPRGWYDAGDYNKYIVNSGISTYTLLFIYEQFPKFADTVKLNIPESKNNVPDLLDEILWNVRWMLTMQDEDGGVYHKLTNPSFDGYIMPADAKAPRYVVQKGTAASLDFAAVTAQASRVFAKYKKEFPGLSDSLKNAAVKAYAWAKKNPNIEYRQTTLNQKFQPGIRTGEYGDTKFEDEFQWAAIELFVTTGKGAYFEESKLEYSLAQTPSIPDWASVSTLGLYTIAQNKSKLAEFENINPDVITGKIVSLANKYKENAEKSAYGTAMGTSGGDFRWGSNSIAANQGVLLIQAYLLTKDKNYLDAAQSNMDYLLGRNATGYCFLTGFGSKKVMHPHTRPSEADGIEDPVPGLLAGGPNPGQEDKADCPGSVYTSTAHAKSYIDHKCSYASNEIAINWNAPFVYLSFALEALRGK
- a CDS encoding glycosyltransferase family 4 protein yields the protein MRKPRVLMLGWEFPPIINGGLGVACLGLCKALSQHVELSMIIPKSDPNYMVNNVELIGLNNVEVENLKKIRTSKYYKEFAHVTTVEANIFPYETAESDFDIIRGKSIDFKLDTNVNVFKVGDLYGDDVINKVIEYAKFCARLAMTKDFDIIHCHDWMTFLAGIEIKALSGKPLVLHVHSLDYDRGGPDSRGWVYDIERWGMHYADAIIPVSRYTGSIAKNHYDVDERKIYPVHNGADPVHVFHDTKDFPEKLVLFLGRVTGQKGPEYFLDIASKVIEHAPNSRFVMAGTGDKLRGLIESGAYRQIGNKFHFTGFLNKEKVHKLLSIADVYVMPSVSEPFGLSALEAAQFGIPCVISKQSGVSEVLYGALKADFWDVDKMAGHIISLLQNDSLRESVVKDAFRDLENLTWDKAADKVADVYKRVL
- a CDS encoding aminotransferase class I/II-fold pyridoxal phosphate-dependent enzyme, coding for MKNVLELINEIVTNGKNRGVGQFTTEDEFYDGRIITVEGNKLINFGSCSYLGLELDQRLKDGAIEAIKKFGVQFSCSRTYMSCTLYRELESLVRKIFDAPVVLSTSVSLGHHAVIPVVVGENDAIIMDQQVHASVQDAAIKMKAKGVFVTIVRHNDMDELRKKVTELSQSYNKVWYMMDGVYSMYGDFAPMDQISEMLKNHKKFHIYADDAHGLGWMGQHGRGYVLNQMLLHPKMIVATSLNKAFAAGGGAFVIPDEELCQKVRNCGGAFIFSGPHQIPVLGAGIASAKILLSDEIYEKQAALAEKIAYCHELLEAHNLPVVSNPNTPIFFIGLGLVRVGYNLVKRMLGEGCFVNISAFPAVPETCTGVRFTITLHHTKEDIEKLVKGLAYHFPKALEEEGRTVNDVYRAFRRIANFKEKDEISIPTSTSGFSIQYEQSISKIDKNLWNKLLGTEGIIDHESLEIMEKSFSQNFEPENNWNFHYYIIRDKIGIPVLATFFTTALTKDDMLAPPESSKIIESGRQKNKYFLTSKSLIMGTLLTEGKHMYLNQNHNEWQKALMLLLDTVWKLQDTEKAVVLNLRDFYKKNTDLYNFFKDQGFIPVPLPDTHVIENFNWKSADNFIEQVTSEKRYYIKKRAQNFESLYDVNIITNPSENKIDEYYELYKNVAAKSFVLNTFLLPKKLFLNIAKKNSWEFIELSIKGTNHPSGIAICHKSASEYCFLLTGMNYEFVDTHNLYPQILWQIVKRAGELNVPSVSLGFTASQNKRKFNANVIEKIGFVQMKDSFSVSFINTLAGGGKAA